A single window of Candidatus Ozemobacteraceae bacterium DNA harbors:
- a CDS encoding cyclic nucleotide-binding domain-containing protein, whose protein sequence is MRQLPLISGNSSLISDVERLLPEESRRNFRLSVIPDFQTAREYITLEMPELILLDFSHPDIRPFELLQFIMTDSWLVPGGIIAFHDNDGEIRRLESIREANFIVIVHERNLEDYLPRIMSIITRNRRILFQHSLGGGLLASLSGSFTLENHVIEARCYANLLCNFLFSCGRIDLEGKNNLAFSIFELLINAIEHGNCGISFEEKNAWLEQGGSMIDLIDRRSGEPDVRDRRVTFEYQICTPGSKFTIIDEGSGFNWKQFLERGSDESQFRLHGRGIILASRFTRNMSYNETGNAVTFEINHAADSVPLPPSLFRNLEPIAIRKGEFLFREDDPSTYLYYIVKGRFDVMNDGVVMTTLTPDDIFLGELAFLLGKNHSSAVRAQTDGALVRISKREFIEAVKRRPHYALLLSRILAQRLQRMNARQSPQTR, encoded by the coding sequence ATGAGGCAGCTCCCGTTGATCAGCGGCAACTCATCGCTGATATCAGACGTCGAGCGCCTGCTGCCGGAAGAGAGCAGGCGAAATTTCCGCCTCAGTGTCATTCCCGATTTTCAGACGGCGCGCGAGTACATCACCCTCGAAATGCCGGAACTGATCCTGCTCGACTTTTCGCACCCCGATATCAGGCCGTTCGAGCTCCTCCAGTTCATCATGACCGACTCCTGGCTCGTCCCGGGCGGCATCATCGCGTTCCACGACAACGACGGGGAGATCCGCCGGCTCGAATCGATCCGCGAGGCGAACTTCATCGTCATCGTGCATGAGCGCAACCTCGAAGACTACCTGCCGCGCATCATGAGCATCATTACGCGCAACCGCCGGATCCTGTTCCAGCACAGTCTGGGCGGCGGCCTGCTCGCAAGCCTTTCCGGCTCGTTCACGCTCGAGAATCACGTCATCGAAGCCCGCTGCTACGCCAACCTGCTGTGCAACTTTCTCTTCTCCTGCGGCCGGATCGACCTCGAAGGGAAGAACAACCTCGCCTTCTCGATCTTCGAACTGCTCATCAACGCGATCGAACACGGCAACTGCGGCATCTCCTTCGAGGAGAAGAACGCTTGGCTTGAACAGGGCGGCTCGATGATCGACCTGATCGATCGCCGCAGCGGGGAACCCGACGTCCGCGACCGGCGGGTGACGTTCGAATACCAGATCTGCACCCCCGGCTCGAAGTTCACGATCATCGACGAGGGAAGCGGCTTCAACTGGAAACAGTTTCTCGAGCGCGGCTCCGACGAGTCCCAGTTCCGCCTGCACGGGCGCGGCATCATCCTCGCCAGCCGCTTCACCCGAAACATGTCGTACAACGAGACCGGCAACGCAGTCACCTTCGAGATCAACCACGCCGCCGACTCGGTCCCCCTGCCGCCCAGCCTGTTCCGGAACCTCGAACCGATCGCCATCCGGAAAGGGGAGTTCCTGTTTCGCGAGGACGACCCGAGCACCTACCTGTACTACATCGTGAAAGGCCGCTTCGACGTAATGAACGACGGCGTCGTGATGACGACCCTCACGCCGGACGACATCTTCCTCGGGGAACTGGCATTCCTGCTCGGGAAGAACCACTCGTCCGCGGTCCGCGCCCAGACCGACGGCGCCCTCGTCCGGATCTCGAAACGCGAATTCATCGAAGCCGTCAAGCGGCGCCCCCACTACGCCCTCCTGTTATCGCGCATTCTCGCCCAGCGCCTCCAGCGCATGAACGCCCGGCAGTCCCCCCAGACACGATGA
- a CDS encoding M48 family metalloprotease: protein MKNRLFILCLALLLGFTEFLPLPARAESVLLKAIQPRVEESGDAAERAARDLLEILPEPGPVAANPTLGDAKLKKAFRLMHAFYTSSARRILPQIPLDLEKKFANEFFDGFFAEGDNPPELVAKMNGVIARLSPFISRKDLKAKVGILGGGGIMGFAKGGEWIVITDEMAAWPPDQIAGILAHELCHLVKRDFVKILLIPCLNKALTARIREDLRPDFGKLTAFFLARFQRFSEFETDVQAARLMKQAGFSPQGLVEVLRRIDTGPVDPRQYLVADHPTCRDRIAALEKSGVLGN, encoded by the coding sequence ATGAAGAATCGCCTTTTCATCCTCTGCCTCGCCCTGCTTCTCGGATTCACGGAGTTCCTGCCCCTTCCCGCCAGGGCCGAAAGCGTGCTGCTCAAGGCAATCCAGCCGCGAGTCGAAGAGTCCGGCGATGCGGCGGAACGGGCGGCGCGGGACCTTCTCGAGATCCTGCCCGAGCCGGGCCCGGTGGCCGCCAACCCAACCCTCGGGGACGCGAAGCTCAAGAAGGCCTTCCGCCTGATGCACGCCTTTTACACGTCTTCGGCCCGGCGGATCCTTCCGCAGATCCCGCTCGACCTGGAGAAGAAGTTCGCCAACGAGTTCTTTGACGGGTTCTTCGCCGAAGGCGACAACCCGCCCGAACTGGTCGCAAAGATGAACGGCGTCATTGCACGACTTTCCCCGTTCATTTCGAGAAAAGATCTGAAGGCGAAGGTCGGCATTCTCGGCGGCGGCGGGATCATGGGATTCGCCAAAGGCGGGGAATGGATCGTCATCACCGACGAGATGGCCGCCTGGCCCCCCGATCAGATTGCCGGGATTCTTGCCCACGAACTCTGTCACCTGGTGAAGCGCGACTTCGTGAAGATCCTTCTGATCCCCTGCCTGAACAAGGCGCTGACCGCTCGAATTCGGGAAGACCTTCGGCCGGATTTCGGGAAACTGACGGCCTTCTTTCTCGCCCGATTCCAGCGATTTTCCGAATTCGAAACCGACGTTCAGGCCGCCCGCCTCATGAAACAGGCCGGCTTCTCTCCGCAAGGACTCGTCGAGGTTTTGCGCCGGATCGATACCGGACCTGTCGATCCCAGGCAATATCTCGTCGCCGACCATCCGACATGCCGCGATCGGATCGCCGCTCTCGAAAAATCCGGCGTGCTCGGCAACTGA
- a CDS encoding adenylate/guanylate cyclase domain-containing protein, whose protein sequence is MSRFVKQLVFIVGTLLLLLPPWLINATLSESEALERARHRQTTSELLDTSLHLAKHQDLGRLLLVDQLEEEIQRFTGRVISNEHIDLDRELRNAVARLERAGSPPLFTICVLDKAGRVAAHGGSTRAEFAFLHRFLQMNVRNLFEELPASETQEISGIIPDILGSIQTFGYFHDELRGSAAQVVFRGKEALLFWKPLIDRRRADVLLRSPIPDGSFEPGTSALEPHIRRQLVCGGILFLMPLPAVGERSIVSTIHRYASRGIRLAFVSEDGKSRFAHPSWRKPPLKTCLEGAPPPQGWAVSRGTAILGRRYTLFGAMKQPETGPGQNGSLVRTCCWAAAAMAILTWFSTLFRGGGVSRSLGLQLAAGFLLAALFPLSTMFLVIGPYVSERHEVRVQEIRNDLRRSIGLLELQAFTHRPRLWSLIRRMFDDRRFLDVARRDAGGDDPAARVDLQNRLKDKFLYLYNKPINLSLRKIAIGGMNNYVRDQSRLFDPSDGSGMLTELLRFTANAAIAARGGEATPQVAMSLSNDLERGSVQATKGEMLWDVGREIFLSVLGPETFFDWLNGKNEPILLEVGIGMAMLYEILLPNSTRPEFLVSLLIKSEFHENNAMGRTVSGPWRDGPVFAFQRDQIGRMVHPESGERHPFLRRIARQVDASSKSLSLSLSDGGTRWLIEGAPGACSRQFVFVALADEAPLLAETAAFRRRLTALFLVAALITLLLAASATQDIVSPVRSLIVGIQAVSEEDYSHRVPADRSDELGELADAFNKMARGLEERNILRKMVSSSALTAATSGDDERKAREGARREFIVCFVSFTGIEAAMSSMSPEAALELLNRHVVVVCRILHAAGADIDKLLGPKILAVFPPELALIAVKTARRLQAAHQEGALSFRPAVGMTIGSVVTGILGSGGRRDHTIIGDTVNLAARAAALAERFDPVAVVLDEALRQRAKDIGSYESLGETHVKGKARPVRLVRLVDQKRKRPFPPPLRS, encoded by the coding sequence GTGAGCCGCTTCGTGAAGCAACTCGTTTTTATCGTCGGAACCCTTCTTCTCCTCCTGCCGCCCTGGCTGATCAATGCGACGCTTTCCGAAAGCGAAGCCCTCGAGCGGGCAAGACATCGCCAGACGACCTCGGAACTGCTCGACACATCCCTCCACCTGGCAAAGCACCAGGACCTGGGCCGCCTTCTGCTCGTCGATCAGCTCGAGGAGGAGATCCAGAGATTCACCGGGCGCGTCATCTCGAACGAACACATCGACCTCGATCGCGAACTGCGCAACGCGGTGGCCCGCCTCGAAAGGGCAGGTTCGCCGCCTCTCTTCACGATATGCGTGCTCGACAAGGCGGGGCGGGTCGCCGCCCATGGCGGATCCACGCGCGCGGAGTTCGCGTTTTTGCATCGTTTCCTTCAGATGAATGTCCGGAATCTTTTTGAGGAGCTTCCCGCCAGCGAGACGCAGGAGATCTCCGGCATCATTCCCGACATTCTCGGATCGATCCAGACCTTCGGCTATTTTCATGACGAACTCCGCGGATCCGCCGCCCAAGTCGTTTTCAGAGGGAAGGAGGCGCTTCTCTTCTGGAAGCCTCTCATCGACCGGCGCCGGGCCGACGTTCTCCTCCGGTCCCCCATACCGGACGGCTCGTTCGAACCGGGCACGTCGGCACTCGAACCGCATATACGGCGGCAGCTTGTCTGCGGAGGCATCCTGTTCCTCATGCCTTTGCCTGCCGTCGGAGAGCGCAGCATCGTTTCGACGATCCACAGGTATGCCTCCCGCGGGATTCGGCTCGCATTCGTATCTGAAGACGGGAAATCGAGATTCGCTCATCCCTCGTGGCGCAAGCCGCCTCTCAAGACATGCCTCGAAGGGGCGCCGCCGCCGCAGGGCTGGGCCGTCAGCCGCGGAACGGCGATTCTCGGCAGGCGATACACGCTGTTCGGCGCCATGAAGCAACCGGAGACGGGGCCCGGCCAGAACGGAAGCCTGGTCCGGACATGCTGCTGGGCGGCCGCCGCCATGGCTATCCTCACGTGGTTTTCGACGCTGTTCCGTGGCGGCGGCGTTTCCCGGAGCCTCGGCCTTCAGCTCGCCGCCGGTTTTCTCCTTGCGGCGCTGTTTCCCTTGTCGACCATGTTTTTGGTCATCGGGCCGTATGTCTCGGAGCGGCATGAGGTCAGGGTCCAGGAAATTCGGAACGATCTTCGGCGATCCATCGGTCTTCTCGAACTCCAGGCCTTCACGCACCGTCCACGTCTCTGGAGCCTGATCCGGCGTATGTTCGACGACCGGAGGTTCCTCGACGTCGCCAGGCGGGATGCCGGCGGTGACGATCCGGCGGCCAGGGTCGATCTCCAGAACCGGCTGAAGGATAAATTTCTTTATTTATATAACAAGCCGATCAATCTTTCCCTGCGAAAGATCGCCATAGGCGGGATGAACAACTACGTGCGCGACCAGTCGCGCCTTTTCGACCCCAGCGACGGCTCCGGGATGCTTACGGAGCTGCTGAGGTTTACGGCGAACGCTGCGATAGCCGCACGAGGCGGAGAGGCGACGCCCCAAGTGGCCATGTCTCTATCTAACGACCTAGAACGGGGATCCGTCCAGGCGACGAAAGGTGAGATGCTGTGGGATGTAGGCCGTGAAATTTTTCTCTCGGTTCTCGGCCCCGAAACGTTTTTCGATTGGCTGAACGGGAAGAACGAGCCCATTCTGCTCGAAGTCGGCATCGGCATGGCCATGCTGTATGAGATCCTTCTCCCGAACTCGACCCGACCGGAGTTCCTCGTCTCTCTCCTCATCAAGAGCGAGTTCCACGAGAACAACGCCATGGGGCGGACTGTTTCGGGACCATGGCGCGACGGGCCCGTCTTCGCCTTCCAGAGAGATCAGATCGGGAGAATGGTTCACCCGGAATCCGGCGAGCGGCACCCCTTTCTGCGTCGCATCGCCCGCCAGGTGGACGCATCGTCGAAGTCTCTCAGCCTGAGCCTGAGCGACGGAGGCACGAGGTGGCTGATCGAAGGCGCACCGGGAGCGTGTTCCAGGCAGTTCGTCTTCGTCGCGCTCGCCGACGAAGCCCCCCTCCTGGCTGAAACGGCCGCGTTCAGGCGCAGGCTGACCGCGTTGTTTCTGGTCGCTGCGCTGATAACGTTGCTGCTGGCCGCAAGCGCGACCCAGGACATCGTCTCCCCCGTCCGGAGTCTGATCGTCGGCATCCAGGCTGTGAGCGAAGAGGACTACTCCCACCGCGTGCCGGCGGATCGGTCTGACGAGCTCGGCGAACTGGCCGACGCGTTCAACAAGATGGCCCGGGGGCTGGAGGAACGGAATATCCTCAGGAAAATGGTATCAAGCTCGGCGCTGACGGCGGCGACATCGGGCGACGACGAGCGGAAAGCCCGTGAAGGAGCCCGTCGCGAGTTCATCGTCTGTTTCGTCTCCTTCACCGGCATCGAGGCCGCCATGTCATCGATGTCTCCGGAGGCGGCGCTCGAACTGCTCAACCGGCACGTCGTCGTCGTCTGCCGAATCCTGCACGCCGCCGGGGCCGACATCGACAAACTGCTCGGCCCAAAGATCCTCGCCGTCTTTCCTCCGGAGCTTGCCCTCATCGCCGTGAAAACCGCCCGGCGGCTCCAGGCCGCCCATCAGGAAGGCGCTCTCTCGTTCCGGCCCGCGGTCGGAATGACGATCGGCTCGGTCGTCACGGGCATCCTCGGCTCGGGCGGCAGACGGGACCATACCATCATCGGCGACACGGTGAACCTTGCGGCACGGGCGGCCGCGCTGGCCGAGCGATTCGATCCCGTTGCGGTCGTCCTCGACGAGGCACTCAGGCAGCGCGCGAAAGATATCGGAAGCTATGAATCTCTCGGCGAAACGCATGTCAAGGGAAAAGCGCGTCCCGTCCGGCTCGTCCGCCTCGTCGATCAGAAACGAAAGCGCCCGTTTCCCCCTCCGCTCCGCTCTTGA
- a CDS encoding adenylate/guanylate cyclase domain-containing protein — translation MEKRRRHPHPESRRGAIPTYLLTAVLALLTLVSIYIGNHRTNQRSIEAQKRRQEEQARRILDAMSLHWRLRDQISIHASRILAKLEDLTREQRMQIAWPSLSSEVRRRFQGSRVWMFDFRHAPPGTPPRIVDAPAGGPIGRQAMLQAFHHIVRHHAGQRGPEAEERRNAKLLTTLFGNDMDVVPLSQSLRGIPIKVITGRVQQYLVWDMIADGTTPVAGFVILVPDTTQAAATAMRISAAAVRSGTVRWNGFVRAHPSRIGDLFPRPLPKSRALQAWCSKYRAIPFREREHALPPWGEFVGRYRIYTRAMLNSSHIAAVLLPVESPPAFPLPLKAVGLAFGVGGGLLLVRGLLLGTWPAIPLAWRFAGLYFLACAFPLSLAIQTCSGYVDERRETLMRSLERRLSSTLSTIDQSKGELENRYLATFLRILASDKWRKAVALHGIQAPGLAEWIVGEFANASPSLPLSAMFLFDMQGNELATRSSMLTSEQVDGIHRFYRISLVNVLRKRYQLMFHRPPAGDDPLSPRDVLFWNAFTQITNSNVMQHMEIRRSVPEFIKAGSHWLVKLHEFVTTDAGGMIAFVVAWHDKFLEKEAVRSAMIEFSRMIPDGMFLAYRKEYDRLVPLTPASSLQRRVLEGPARVAMEQGGVFATSAVARDEWFVLAGPSRAMRDVWLAAALPVRPEFAAFEARRRQLLGFLLLSLTIVIFLGVVTARHVVPSIQSVKTGLMAVTSGDLDIRVKLDRPDELGVLTQAFDEMTDGLRQRQRLSTFVSGAALQAISAGTTEKPRRGPGIVLVSDIRSFTTLCENQPAPAITGMLNRHFDLMAEIVHRFGGRIDRFIGDAIQAVFEPNSSDDGSLERRAIMAGLSMLERMDSINDDRRAAGLFPYAIGVGLSRGELLFGGIGDPALRFEISIIGNAVAEATGLETLSKSAPGLPLVMTPEIAEAGGALTASAVPLSGHDSRAFVYRGDVTARSLLRPQGGGA, via the coding sequence ATGGAAAAGAGACGACGGCATCCGCACCCGGAATCGCGCCGCGGCGCCATTCCCACCTACCTCCTGACGGCCGTTCTTGCGCTGCTGACGCTGGTTTCGATATATATCGGCAACCATCGAACGAACCAGCGTTCGATCGAAGCTCAGAAACGCCGCCAGGAGGAACAGGCCCGACGTATTCTCGACGCGATGTCCCTTCATTGGCGGCTGCGCGATCAGATATCCATCCATGCCTCACGGATCCTGGCGAAGCTCGAGGACCTCACGCGCGAGCAGAGGATGCAGATCGCCTGGCCGTCCCTGTCGTCCGAGGTGCGCCGGCGATTTCAGGGTTCGCGCGTCTGGATGTTCGACTTCCGGCATGCGCCGCCTGGAACTCCCCCGCGCATCGTCGATGCGCCAGCCGGTGGCCCCATCGGCCGACAGGCGATGCTCCAGGCGTTTCATCATATCGTCAGGCACCACGCCGGGCAGCGCGGCCCTGAGGCCGAGGAACGACGCAATGCGAAACTGCTGACCACGCTATTCGGCAACGACATGGATGTCGTCCCTCTCTCTCAGAGCCTTCGGGGAATTCCGATCAAGGTGATCACCGGACGGGTTCAGCAATATCTCGTCTGGGACATGATCGCAGACGGCACCACCCCCGTCGCCGGCTTCGTCATTCTCGTCCCTGACACGACACAAGCCGCGGCAACGGCGATGCGAATATCGGCGGCGGCCGTCAGAAGCGGAACCGTCCGATGGAACGGTTTCGTTCGCGCCCATCCGTCTCGGATCGGGGATCTGTTTCCTCGACCTCTTCCGAAGTCCCGGGCGCTTCAGGCCTGGTGTTCGAAGTATCGTGCCATCCCGTTCCGTGAACGGGAGCACGCCTTGCCGCCCTGGGGGGAATTCGTCGGCAGATACAGAATCTACACCCGAGCGATGCTCAATTCCTCGCATATTGCGGCAGTTCTGTTGCCGGTCGAGTCGCCGCCGGCGTTCCCGCTTCCGCTGAAGGCGGTCGGCCTCGCGTTCGGCGTCGGCGGGGGACTTCTCCTCGTCCGGGGGCTGCTTCTAGGAACATGGCCCGCCATACCCCTCGCATGGCGTTTCGCCGGCCTGTATTTTCTTGCCTGCGCATTTCCGCTGTCGCTGGCGATACAGACGTGCTCCGGGTATGTGGATGAACGCCGGGAGACGTTGATGCGGAGTCTGGAGCGAAGGCTTTCCTCGACGCTGTCGACGATCGATCAAAGCAAGGGCGAGCTCGAGAACAGGTATCTTGCAACGTTTCTGCGTATTCTCGCCTCCGACAAGTGGCGTAAGGCGGTCGCTCTTCACGGCATCCAGGCTCCGGGCCTCGCCGAGTGGATCGTCGGGGAGTTCGCGAACGCCTCTCCCTCCCTTCCGCTGTCGGCCATGTTTCTTTTTGACATGCAGGGAAACGAACTCGCAACTCGCAGCAGCATGCTGACCTCCGAACAGGTCGACGGGATCCATCGCTTTTACCGGATATCGCTCGTGAACGTCCTCAGGAAGCGATATCAGCTCATGTTTCACCGGCCGCCGGCCGGCGACGATCCTCTCTCGCCGCGGGACGTCCTCTTCTGGAACGCCTTCACTCAAATCACCAATTCAAATGTCATGCAGCATATGGAAATTCGGCGCAGCGTCCCCGAGTTCATCAAGGCGGGAAGCCACTGGCTGGTCAAACTTCATGAATTCGTCACGACAGACGCGGGGGGAATGATCGCGTTCGTCGTCGCCTGGCACGACAAGTTTCTGGAAAAAGAGGCTGTCAGAAGCGCGATGATCGAATTCTCCCGCATGATTCCCGACGGGATGTTTTTGGCGTACCGGAAAGAATACGATCGGCTTGTCCCGCTCACGCCGGCCTCGAGCCTTCAGCGACGCGTTCTCGAAGGCCCGGCCCGAGTCGCGATGGAGCAGGGCGGAGTGTTCGCCACATCCGCCGTCGCACGTGACGAATGGTTCGTGCTGGCTGGCCCCTCCCGTGCCATGCGGGACGTCTGGCTTGCCGCGGCGCTGCCCGTCAGACCGGAATTTGCCGCATTCGAGGCAAGGCGGAGACAGTTGCTCGGATTTCTTCTGCTCAGTCTCACGATCGTCATCTTCCTCGGCGTGGTCACGGCACGACACGTCGTCCCATCGATACAGTCCGTGAAAACCGGTCTCATGGCGGTCACCAGCGGGGACCTCGACATCCGCGTGAAACTGGACAGGCCGGATGAGCTCGGCGTTCTGACGCAGGCGTTCGATGAGATGACCGACGGGCTCAGGCAACGGCAACGGCTCTCGACCTTCGTTTCCGGGGCCGCGCTCCAGGCGATATCCGCGGGAACGACCGAGAAGCCACGACGCGGGCCGGGAATCGTCCTGGTTTCGGATATCCGCTCGTTCACCACGCTGTGCGAAAACCAGCCGGCCCCAGCCATCACGGGCATGCTGAACCGCCATTTCGACCTGATGGCCGAGATCGTTCACCGGTTCGGGGGCCGCATCGACCGGTTCATCGGGGACGCCATCCAGGCCGTCTTCGAGCCCAACTCCTCCGACGACGGGAGTCTCGAACGGCGAGCGATCATGGCAGGGCTTTCGATGCTGGAGCGGATGGACTCGATCAACGACGATCGCCGCGCCGCCGGCCTGTTCCCCTACGCCATCGGCGTCGGGCTGAGCCGGGGCGAACTGCTGTTCGGAGGCATCGGCGATCCCGCCCTCAGGTTCGAGATCTCGATAATCGGCAACGCCGTGGCGGAGGCGACCGGGCTCGAAACGCTCTCCAAATCGGCTCCCGGCCTCCCCCTCGTCATGACCCCTGAGATTGCGGAAGCAGGAGGCGCGCTCACGGCTTCGGCCGTTCCTCTTTCGGGCCATGATTCCCGCGCGTTCGTCTATCGGGGCGACGTCACGGCCCGCAGCCTCCTCCGTCCACAGGGAGGAGGCGCGTGA
- a CDS encoding single-stranded DNA-binding protein, which produces MISLNKIVIAGNLTRDPQSRQIRDGRTRVGLSIAVNHTFQNTDGQSATETSFVNVTTWGTTADRCQKHLRKGMPVLVEGRLRVSKFDAGDGKPRYYTEVVAESVTFLTRPDETAQLTGAGDSSPAESGIAF; this is translated from the coding sequence ATGATTTCGTTGAACAAGATCGTCATTGCCGGCAATCTGACCCGCGATCCGCAGTCCCGACAGATCCGCGACGGCAGGACAAGGGTCGGGCTTTCCATCGCCGTGAACCACACCTTTCAAAACACCGACGGCCAGAGCGCCACCGAAACCAGCTTCGTCAACGTCACCACCTGGGGCACGACCGCCGACCGATGCCAGAAACATCTCCGCAAGGGTATGCCGGTGCTGGTCGAAGGCCGGCTCCGCGTTTCGAAGTTCGACGCAGGCGACGGCAAGCCGCGCTACTACACGGAAGTGGTCGCCGAGTCGGTCACGTTTCTCACCCGCCCGGACGAGACCGCCCAGCTGACCGGCGCCGGCGATTCCTCCCCGGCCGAATCGGGGATCGCCTTCTGA
- a CDS encoding ElyC/SanA/YdcF family protein yields the protein MNPEKGRSRFLDATAALAVPIATFVAIVVVPQFREPGRQAFAVGIGLIGLWALVAAGRKAEQSLLLSKTLQSLAAVGTLMVLLTYLPIAGYLCRPLLLPHADGNADAILVLASGVSKQGEYTYAGLQRVLHGVELLRAGRAPLLVFSTGDPLPNRPIPEAAWVASFAAFLDLPRGSYEILSGGITTTRTESRKIAQALLPRGIRRLLLVTNGPHISRAAAVFEAAGFEVLPAPVQSEKTIDNACESDFNLFSYAMHEWIGTIVYRLRGDFSRR from the coding sequence ATGAATCCTGAAAAAGGCCGTTCCCGTTTCCTCGATGCCACCGCCGCCCTCGCCGTTCCGATTGCGACGTTCGTCGCGATCGTCGTGGTTCCCCAGTTTCGGGAGCCCGGGCGCCAGGCGTTCGCCGTCGGGATCGGCCTCATCGGCCTGTGGGCGCTCGTCGCCGCCGGCCGGAAAGCCGAGCAAAGCCTCCTCCTCTCGAAAACCCTCCAGAGCCTCGCGGCCGTCGGTACGCTCATGGTTCTCCTGACGTATCTTCCGATCGCCGGGTATCTGTGCAGACCTCTCCTGCTCCCCCACGCCGACGGAAACGCGGATGCGATCCTGGTCCTGGCCTCGGGGGTCTCGAAACAGGGCGAGTATACGTATGCCGGACTCCAGCGGGTTTTGCACGGCGTCGAACTGCTGCGGGCCGGGCGTGCTCCGCTGCTCGTCTTCAGCACGGGCGATCCCCTTCCGAACCGGCCGATTCCCGAGGCCGCCTGGGTTGCCTCGTTCGCCGCGTTTCTCGACCTGCCGCGAGGATCGTACGAAATCCTGAGCGGGGGCATCACGACGACGCGGACCGAGTCGCGGAAAATCGCGCAGGCCCTGCTTCCACGAGGCATCCGTCGTCTGCTGCTGGTCACGAACGGGCCCCACATCAGCCGCGCGGCCGCCGTGTTCGAGGCCGCCGGGTTCGAGGTGCTACCGGCGCCCGTCCAGTCGGAAAAAACGATCGACAACGCCTGCGAGAGCGACTTCAACCTGTTCTCCTACGCCATGCACGAATGGATCGGAACGATTGTGTACCGGCTTCGCGGCGATTTCTCCCGGCGCTGA